The region ttccccggggctcccgatcgccacttgaggaccaggtcgccgacctgcatatctcggacgcgaaccctgctgttgaactttgccgccacgcgctgcttcatcgctgtttcccgaatgtgcacctcgtcgcgcgtttccgacaaaaggtccagctccatcgccagtccccacagacggcgccaaatgttctgggaatgaacattgaagagaggcatagtacctagaggtagagggattgtgctaagagagaatgagagtgagagagagtgctgaatttcgagtgttatttcatcaaatgagccaaaaagtcccctacacttgataactacctcctatttatagagcttgggtactacctattgggccaattgggcctccgaggtcaaggcccatctgaaggtcagggccccgcctccgggcgggatacatgctgggcgttgcccctctaggggctcgcccagtccaaacaCCTACAAATAAAGCTATATTAAGTCTACACATGAATATAAAACTGCAAACTCGTATACAACATTAAAACACCTACTCACCCGTGACCACCAAACTATTAATTCCAGCTCCTTGAAGGACTGAATGAAGGTGTGTAGAAAAGAATGCACTAAACCTGGTTTTCACCAGTTTATAATCCCCTTCTCTAATTACCAACCCATCAACTAATTCTGCGCCTTCACTTCCTTTAGAGGTTGGACCAACTTTCCCTGGACCATATAGATGACGACGAAAGAGTTCAACATCTCTTCCTAAGGGATCATGTTCGCGTACAACCTGGAATTATTTTGAGAGACATGACTCAAGTCACTCAACAATTACAGAACTATTTTCTTAAATATCAACAACACAAGACATCTAGTGAATATAagtatttttcttcatttctttaaCATGTTGAGCATAGGTGAAAGTGTACATAAAATTGAAAACCTAAGGAATTATGAAAACTAAAATGAACTTAATTTTATACACTTTCAGAGAGGGAATAAAGAGTTATTACCCAAACTATAAGAATTCCACGCTCCCTGGCAACTTCCACAGCCTTAATCACATTGGGGACAATATCTTTCCCTCCTTTCAGTAGCACAGGACCTCTTTCTATAAAATCTTTCTGCAAGCTCAAAATTACAGAGAGAATATTTAATTTCTCCAAGAACAACATTGGGAAGAGACAGAGTGTAACTAGTATCTACCTGCATGTCGATGACAAGAAGAGCTGTGTGTTTCCAATCCTCAGCCATTTTCAAAGGGTCGACTCCTTCACCAAGTCCAGATTTTGAGCGTTGTGACAACGATTTCGGCCAATTGGGTCGCTTAGTATATATATTATTCCACTACACAGGGCGCTTCACAAGAAACCTAGATTAGTGGGGcaagaaaaaaaaggataaaAGACAAGAAAGTGATAGAGAAATAATGGTGAAGAGAAGGAATTACCGATAACTCAAATTGGGCGTGTCAGCTTGAGAAATGAAGGTGGTTGAAGCTTGAAATCTGCAGTTTGTTCAATGCTTGAGACCTTGAGTGTTGTTTTTATTGCAGATATTATCAGAGTTATCATGAAGGGATGTGACTTATGACTAGTATTGATCCGCGGCATGGACGGATGGAATAAGAGAATTTTATCGATATATAACacacattttcatatttttttcttttatttttatttttttaaaacgtATGTGACACATTTAAGTTTTTTTCTCTAATCGTTGTTACtgatttccttttttttgtaatttgttatgct is a window of Lotus japonicus ecotype B-129 chromosome 5, LjGifu_v1.2 DNA encoding:
- the LOC130719805 gene encoding probable inactive nicotinamidase At3g16190, giving the protein MPRINTSHKSHPFMITLIISAIKTTLKWNNIYTKRPNWPKSLSQRSKSGLGEGVDPLKMAEDWKHTALLVIDMQKDFIERGPVLLKGGKDIVPNVIKAVEVARERGILIVWVVREHDPLGRDVELFRRHLYGPGKVGPTSKGSEGAELVDGLVIREGDYKLVKTRFSAFFSTHLHSVLQGAGINSLVVTGDVQTPNCIRQTVFDAVALDYKPVTVIVDATAAATPDIHLANVFDMKNVGVETPTLQEWSESKA